The following proteins are co-located in the Solanum pennellii chromosome 8, SPENNV200 genome:
- the LOC107028165 gene encoding auxin-responsive protein SAUR36-like, whose translation MMKVRGFRLGRRLVRVFKLFIHRRKKGKISYKRLGSSNCATKAISKLCNFGNLLKHGVKSVNFAKPGSGYIRVGSELMDQNQIPKGHLAVYVGEKQDVACRVLVPVIYFKHPLFVDLLREAEMVYGFNHSGGIQIPCRISEFENVQSRIAATSRGGSCRRRRSWRCN comes from the coding sequence atgatgaaagtGAGAGGCTTTAGGCTTGGTAGGAGACTTGTGAGAGTTTTCAAGTTGTTTATTCATAggagaaaaaagggaaaaatcagCTACAAACGTTTGGGATCTTCCAATTGTGCAACAAAAGCAATTTCAAAGCTATGTAATTTTGGAAATTTGTTGAAGCATGGGGTTAAAAGTGTCAATTTTGCAAAACCAGGGTCGGGTTATATTCGGGTCGGGTCAGAATTGATGGATCAGAACCAAATACCAAAGGGTCATTTGGCTGTGTATGTTGGTGAAAAACAAGATGTTGCATGTAGAGTTTTAGTCCCTGTGATTTACTTTAAGCACCCTTTGTTTGTTGATTTGTTGAGAGAGGCTGAAATGGTTTACGGGTTCAATCATTCGGGTGGGATCCAAATCCCTTGTCGGATATCCGAATTCGAGAACGTTCAATCGAGAATCGCAGCCACGAGTCGTGGTGGGAGTTGTCGCAGGAGGCGGAGCTGGAGGTGCAATTAG
- the LOC107027040 gene encoding NADH dehydrogenase (ubiquinone) complex I, assembly factor 6 has translation MNGASSAGGIRGALSYCVQQVRRYDYHHYLCLLELPANMRKAAFALRAFNVETSRAMDVASDPKIGLMRLLWWQEALDKIYSNKVIEHPVAQALTSVVSEHKVSKSWLKRAVEARINDANRENNDIPQTVEELEQYAEDTTSTILYSTLQAGGIKSTAADHAASHIGKASGLLLLLKSLPYHASRNHQFSYIPAKVAEKHGLLVHHSGQSEIKKDSREALCDAVFEMASVANAHLQKARQLAESVPAEARPVLLPAVPAQVMLDSLARVQFDVYDPRLAQGILGAPPLLFQLKLKWYSWRGKY, from the coding sequence ATGAATGGTGCTTCTTCGGCCGGTGGTATAAGAGGTGCTTTATCCTATTGTGTGCAGCAAGTACGACGTTATGATTATCATCACTACCTCTGCCTTCTTGAACTTCCAGCAAACATGCGGAAGGCTGCATTTGCACTCCGAGCTTTCAATGTCGAGACATCCCGAGCTATGGATGTTGCATCTGATCCCAAAATTGGTCTTATGCGCTTGCTGTGGTGGCAAGAAGCTTTGGACAAGATCTATTCAAACAAGGTGATTGAGCATCCAGTAGCTCAGGCCCTCACTTCTGTGGTATCTGAACACAAGGTTAGCAAAAGTTGGCTTAAACGAGCTGTAGAAGCCCGAATAAATGATgcaaatagagaaaataatgaTATTCCACAAACTGTTGAAGAATTGGAGCAATATGCTGAGGACACAACATCAACTATTCTGTACTCTACACTTCAAGCAGGTGGTATTAAATCCACAGCGGCAGACCATGCTGCTTCACATATTGGTAAGGCAAGTGGACTCCTTTTGTTGCTTAAATCACTGCCATACCATGCTAGTAGAAaccatcagttttcatatataccAGCCAAGGTGGCTGAGAAACATGGATTGTTGGTTCACCATAGTGGTCAGTCAGAGATCAAAAAGGACTCGCGTGAGGCCCTTTGTGATGCAGTTTTTGAGATGGCATCTGTAGCTAATGCACATCTGCAGAAGGCTCGACAATTGGCCGAAAGTGTGCCAGCTGAAGCTCGTCCTGTGCTTTTGCCTGCTGTGCCTGCCCAAGTCATGTTAGATTCGTTGGCTCGGGTGCAGTTTGATGTGTATGATCCACGGCTGGCACAAGGAATCTTAGGGGCTCCCCCCTTGTTGTTTCAGTTGAAACTGAAATGGTATTCGTGGAGGGGCAAATATTGA